One window of the Daphnia pulex isolate KAP4 chromosome 8, ASM2113471v1 genome contains the following:
- the LOC124201066 gene encoding uncharacterized protein LOC124201066: MTFSNNKGASRHFPKGIHRLIETNTKQRAACPEDYSPCLCELTTNGIEVTCVDIPVADIANVFYRTRNIDLYQVVLTASASATGTVDLPADLLKDKRVEHIYLGCPANASPKLGLTIASSTFEFTRFNTTVFGILNCDLAGQTDMQYLNDFSVLNTLRVDDSNNIEAIATLPTSTMPALKRLFIVNCTGLENVTFPDLTPARLARLHLQGNGLTDAAVNSILVSVASSSSSSSLQELILANEYTMSKVPRIGAFSKLGWYDVSSNAIPFISQSNLVFNVPVNLVGLKNIGLTAIEGGAFLGNYANAEVNLEDNKLTEFREDVFKSMLQQMAAQPAGSGGQVILTGNPFDCGCPLAWLIRDNPALLPSVKNGVCGGFFRFEDLNPDSYADC, translated from the exons ATGACTTTTTCGAATAACAAAGGCGCAAGTCGCCATTTTCCAAAGGGGATCCATCGACTAATAGAAACTAATACTAAACAACGAGCTGCCTGCCCGGAAGATTATTCTCCATGCCTTTGCGAATTGACGACCAACGGGATCGAAGTCACTTGCGTCGACATTCCCGTCGCCGATATTGCCAACGTCTTTTACCGCACCCGAAACATCGACCTCTACCAGGTCGTCCTGACGGCCTCGGCTTCCGCCACTGGGACTGTCGATTTGCCCGCCGACCTCCTGAAAGACAAACGCGTTGAACACATTTACCTGGGCTGCCCGGCCAACGCTTCCCCCAAACTCGGCCTCACTATTGCGTCTTCGACTTTTGAATTCACGCGGTTCAACACGACCGTCTTCGGGATTTTGAACTGCGATCTGGCCGGACAGACGGACATGCAATACCTGAACGATTTCTCAGTCCTCAACACTTTGAGAGTTGACGATTCCAATAATATCGAAGCTATTGCCACTCTGCCCACCTCGACTATGCCGGCATTGAAGAGATTGTTTATTGTCAACTGCACAGGACTGGAAAATGTCACCTTTCCCGATTTGACTCCCGCCCGGCTGGCTCGTTTGCACCTGCAAGGCAACGGGTTGACCGATGCGGCCGTCAACAGCATTTTGGTCTCCGTCGCCAGTTCCTCGTCGTCCAGTTCATTGCAGGAACTGATCCTGGCCAACGAGTACACGATGAGCAAAGTGCCCAGGATTGGCGCTTTCTCCAAATTGGGTTGGTACGACGTCAGTTCAAACGCCATTCCTTTTATCAGCCAATCCAATTTGGTTTTCAACGTACCTGTTAACTTGGTCGGCCTCAAGAATATTGGTTTGACCGCCATCGAAGGCGGGGCTTTCTTGG gtaacTATGCAAATGCAGAGGTCAATTTGGAAGATAACAAACTGACAGAGTTTAGAGAGGACGTCTTCAAATCGATGCTGCAACAGATGGCCGCCCAGCCGGCCGGCTCTGGAGGCCAAGTGATCCTCACTGGAA ATCCATTTGATTGCGGCTGTCCTCTGGCCTGGTTGATCCGCGACAATCCAGCTCTTCTGCCCAGTGTCAAGAACGGAGTTTGCGGCGGATTCTTTAGATTCGAGGACCTCAATCCTGATTCCTACGCCGACTGCTAA
- the LOC124201065 gene encoding uncharacterized protein LOC124201065 produces the protein MSSFSNLFQVLVAGFLLTAVAANPPHVRLGGLQRAVCPEDYSPCVCDLTANGLEISCVDVTVAQIVDVFYRTRTLDIYSVALTATSATASIDLPADLLKDKRAERIYLNCPAAASPKLGLTIDPASFEFTRFNTTIFEIHDCDLVAQTSLSFLTGFTVLDSLRIVDTLNVASIATLPANTLTLLKELSIVRSTGLETAAFPDLTPARLERLFLNGNALTDAAANGILISVGSSSSANTLVDFSLAANALTKVPRIASFSKLVSYDVSDNVIPFISQSALLFSSRVVSLNLTNIALTAIEGGAFSGDFTFAQVEVEGNKLTEFRADVFKSMLQQMAAQPAGSGGQVVVTGNNFDCGCPLAWLIRDNAFLIPSVKNGVCGGFFRFEDLNPDSYADCP, from the exons ATGTCATCGTTCAGCAACCTTTTCCAG GTTTTGGTGGCTGGGTTCCTCCTGACGGCCGTTGCGGCTAATCCACCCCATGTCCGGCTTGGTGGTCTCCAGCGGGCCGTCTGCCCGGAAGATTATTCGCCGTGCGTTTGCGACCTGACAGCCAACGGCCTGGAAATTTCCTGCGTGGACGTGACCGTCGCTCAAATAGTCGACGTCTTTTACCGGACGCGAACGCTGGACATTTACTCAGTTGCGCTGACGGCCACTTCGGCCACCGCCTCCATCGACCTTCCGGCCGATCTCCTGAAGGACAAACGGGCCGAGCGCATTTACCTCAACTGCCCGGCGGCCGCCTCGCCCAAATTGGGTCTGACCATCGATCCAGCCTCTTTTGAATTCACGCGGTTCAACACGACCATTTTCGAGATTCACGACTGCGATCTGGTCGCCCAAACGAGCCTCTCCTTTCTGACTGGGTTCACCGTCCTGGACTCGCTGCGCATCGTCGACACGTTGAACGTGGCCTCCATCGCCACACTTCCGGCCAACACCTTGACGCTCCTCAAGGAGCTCTCCATCGTCCGCAGCACTGGGCTGGAGACGGCGGCCTTCCCGGACTTGACTCCCGCCCGACTGGAGCGGCTCTTCCTCAACGGCAACGCCTTGACTGACGCTGCGGCCAACGGCATTCTGATCTCGGTGGGCAGTTCTTCGTCGGCCAACACCTTGGTCGACTTTTCCTTGGCGGCCAACGCCCTGACCAAAGTGCCCAGGATCGCTTCTTTCTCCAAATTGGTTTCCTATGACGTCAGCGACAACGTCATCCCTTTCATCAGCCAATCGGCGCTCCTGTTCAGCTCCCGCGTCGTCTCCCTCAACCTCACCAACATCGCCCTGACGGCCATCGAAGGCGGCGCTTTCTCAG GTGACTTTACTTTCGCCCAAGTCGAAGTGGAGGGCAACAAATTGACGGAATTCAGAGCGGATGTCTTCAAATCGATGCTGCAACAGATGGCCGCCCAACCGGCCGGCTCTGGAGGCCAAGTCGTCGTCACTggaa atAATTTTGATTGCGGCTGTCCTCTGGCCTGGCTGATCCGCGACAACGCCTTTCTCATCCCCAGCGTCAAGAACGGAGTGTGCGGCGGATTCTTTAGATTCGAGGATCTCAATCCCGATTCGTACGCCGACTGTCCTTAA
- the LOC124201062 gene encoding leucine-rich repeat and fibronectin type-III domain-containing protein 3-like — protein MPSSFKFMFQVVAALWGLSATVLATTKHNDVRTELPSFSSWNETLLQQRSVCPEDYSPCICDLTAYGLEVTCTDVSVQDIQDVFFRTQTFRLYLVMLSPSFNPDPAGSSINLPADLLQDKRAENIFLICPPNASPSIGLTIDPAAFEFTRFNTSVFGIFNCDLAGQTDMQFLTDFSVLNTLRFENTLNLQVIESLPSLPALKKLIISGCTGLETAAFPDLTPAGLQRLYLNGNGLSDETANGILVSVGSSSSASSLQELILANDGLTRIPRIGSFSKLSVYDVSYNVVPFMSQLTLDFGAVVTLVSLKSNSLTAIEGGAFQGDFTYAQVNLENNNLSEFRSDVFLSMLQQMATPSSGSGGQVLVTGNPFKCDCGLAWLIRDNPALIPSVRNGVCGGFFRFEDLSPDSFTNCL, from the exons ATGCCATCATCATTTAAATTCATGTTTCAG GTTGTTGCTGCCCTCTGGGGTCTATCGGCGACAGTTTTAGCAACGACTAAACACAATGACGTAAGGACGGAATTACCATCATTTTCATCCTGGAATGAAACTTTACTCCAGCAACGGTCTGTCTGCCCGGAAGACTATTCCCCTTGCATTTGCGATTTAACCGCTTACGGGCTGGAAGTCACCTGCACAGACGTGTCCGTCCAGGACATCCAGGACGTCTTCTTCCGCACTCAAACCTTTCGACTCTATTTGGTCATGTTGTCTCCATCCTTTAATCCGGATCCTGCAGGATCCTCCATCAATTTGCCCGCCGATCTTTTACAGGACAAACGAGCCGAAAACATTTTCCTCATTTGCCCACCCAACGCCTCGCCCAGCATCGGACTGACGATCGATCCGGCGGCCTTTGAATTCACGCGGTTCAACACGTCCGTCTTTGGCATATTCAACTGCGATCTGGCCGGACAGACGGACATGCAATTCCTGACGGACTTTTCGGTGCTCAATACCCTCCGCTTCGAGAACACGTTGAATCTTCAAGTTATTGAAAGTCTGCCCAGTTTGCCGGCCCTCAAGAAGCTCATCATTTCCGGCTGCACTGGGCTGGAAACGGCGGCCTTTCCTGATTTGACTCCCGCTGGGTTGCAGCGGCTCTACCTCAACGGTAACGGATTGAGCGACGAAACGGCCAACGGCATTTTGGTGTCGGTGGGCAGTTCGTCGTCGGCCAGCTCCTTGCAGGAGCTGATCCTGGCCAACGACGGACTCACCCGAATCCCGCGCATCGGCTCATTTTCCAAATTGTCCGTCTACGACGTCAGTTACAACGTCGTGCCGTTCATGAGCCAATTGACTTTGGACTTTGGTGCCGTCGTGACTCTCGTCAGTCTCAAAAGTAATTCACTAACAGCCATCGAAGGCGGTGCATTTCAAG gcgaTTTCACTTATGCCCAAGTCAATTTGGAGAATAACAATTTGAGCGAATTCCGATCGGACGTTTTCCTGTCGATGCTCCAACAGATGGCGACGCCATCCAGCGGATCAGGCGGCCAAGTTCTCGTGACCGGAA ATCCTTTTAAATGCGATTGCGGTTTGGCTTGGCTGATCCGCGACAATCCAGCTCTCATCCCCAGTGTCAGGAACGGAGTTTGCGGCGGATTCTTCCGGTTCGAGGATCTGAGTCCCGATTCGTTTACCAATTGCTTGTAA
- the LOC124201089 gene encoding angiotensin-converting enzyme-like: MRWLAFVVFVICCCADFNDAQDVSSHPDQLTGGYEAGAEPRWKRSIVQDEAHAREYLSTHDVKSSDMCYKSNIAEWQYASDITDENQRLKLEQSLVAARFEKEAWKNITSFNWEPFTDPDLKRKFKLLSVLGPSALPEDKLTQYRKSIDAMEKIYSTAKICSFANPGDCGMNLDPEITEKMSKSRNFDELKHVWQQWHEQSGGKMRQHYEKFVQLSNEAAQMNNFSDTGAYWLRNYESDTFKEDIEGLWQTIKPFYLQLHAYVRAKLRAHYGEDKVPKDQPIPAHLLGNMWAQTWGNIDDLVTPYPGKTSIDVTPEMLKQGYTPKKMFEMSEEFFTSMGLLPTPPEFWSGSIIEKLVGKEMVCHASAWDFCNGKDFRIKQCTKVNMEDFITVHHEMGHIQYFLQYKNLPLVYREGANSGFHEAVGDSLALSVQTTKHLKEIGLLDKSTPTDDEATINYLLSTALDKIAFFPFAYIMDKWRWDVFDGSVTSADYNCHWWKLREEYQGIRSPVTRSEVDFDPGAKYHIAANVEYIRYFVSFVIQFQFYKSMCVTAGQYDPHNPSQPLHECDFYRNKEAGAKLGAMLAMGSSRPWPEAMRAVTGQDRMDANAFREYFKPLEVWLIAKNKELGEPVGWNSGGLNCQKNPPPTSTTHHPPPMTQPVGPQSGGQTVFLPHCAWILVAFYSLLNLVV, translated from the exons ATGCGTTGGCTTGCGTTCGTCGTGTTCGTGATTTGTTGCTGTGCCGATTTCAATGACGCCCAGGATGTTTCGTCCCACCCGGACCAACT GACCGGCGGCTATGAGGCCGGTGCTGAGCCCCGGTGGAAGAGGTCGATCGTGCAAGATGAGGCCCATGCCCGCGAGTACCTGTCAACTCACGACGTGAAATCCTCCGACATGTGTTACAAATCCAACATTGCCGAGTGGCAATACGCCTCGGACATAACCGACGAGAACCAACGACTTAAA TTGGAGCAGAGTTTGGTGGCCGCTCGTTTCGAGAAAGAAGCCTGGAAGAACATTACCAGTTTCAATTGGGAGCCCTTCACTGACCCCGATTTGAAACGCAAATTCAAACTCTTGTCCGTTTTGGGCCCGTCTGCCCTGCCAGAGGACAAACTCACGCAG TACCGCAAATCAATTGACGCCATGGAGAAGATTTACAGCACGGCCAAAATCTGTTCCTTCGCCAATCCGGGCGATTGCGGAATGAATCTCGACCCGG AAATTACGGAGAAAATGAGCAAAAGTCGCAACTTTGACGAGTTGAAACACGTTTGGCAACAGTGGCACGAACAGAGCGGCGGCAAAATGCGTCAGCATTACGAGAAATTCGTCCAACTCAGCAACGAAGCCGCTCAGATGAACA ATTTCAGCGACACGGGAGCTTATTGGCTGCGTAATTACGAGTCAGACACGTTCAAGGAAGATATCGAGGGCCTGTGGCAGACCATCAAACCGTTTTACCTTCAACTTCACGCCTACGTCCGGGCTAAACTGCGGGCCCATTACGGCGAAGACAAGGTGCCCAAGGATCAGCCCATACCTGCCCATCTCCTGGGCAACATGTGGGCCCAAACGTGGGGCAATATCGACGATTTGGTCACGCCCTATCCAGGGAAAACTTCCATCGATGTCACTCCTGAAATGTTGAAGCAA GGCTACACcccaaagaaaatgtttgaaatgtcgGAGGAATTCTTCACCTCGATGGGTTTGCTGCCGACTCCGCCGGAATTTTGGAGCGGATCCATCATCGAGAAACTGGTGGGTAAGGAGATGGTGTGTCACGCTTCTGCTTGGGATTTTTGCAACGGCAAGGATTTCAGGATCAAGCAATGCACCAAAGTCAACATGGAGGATTTTATTACCGTCCATCACGAAATGGGACACATCCAGTACTTTTTACAGTACAAAAATCTGCCGCTAGTCTACCGGGAAGGGGCTAATTCAG GTTTTCACGAAGCTGTTGGCGATTCTCTAGCCCTCTCTGTCCAGACCACCAAACA TCTGAAGGAAATTGGATTGTTGGACAAATCAACGCCGACCGATGACGAGGCGACCATCAATTACCTGTTGTCGACAGCATTGGATAAAATCGCCTTTTTCCCGTTTGCCTACATCATGGACAAGTGGCGATGGGACGTGTTTGACGGGTCCGTGACATCGGCCGATTACAATTGCCATTGGTGGAAACTTCG TGAGGAGTACCAAGGCATCAGATCGCCAGTTACAAGATCTGAAGTGGATTTCGATCCCGGAGCCAAATATCACATTGCAGCCAACGTTGAATACATCCG GTATTTTGTGAGTTTCGTCATCCAGTTTCAGTTTTACAAATCCATGTGCGTGACAGCCGGACAATATGATCCGCACAATCCATCCCAACCACTTCACGAGTGCGACTTTTACAGGAACAAGGAAGCCGGGGCAAAATTGGG GGCAATGTTGGCTATGGGATCTTCGCGACCCTGGCCGGAAGCGATGCGAGCCGTCACTGGACAAGATCGCATGGACGCCAACGCCTTTCGTGAATATTTCAAGCCCCTGGAGGTGTGGCTGATTGCCAAGAACAAGGAACTCGGTGAACCTGTCGGATGGAATTCAG GTGGACTAAATTGCCAGAAAAACCCTCCGCCCACTTCAACCACCCATCATCCGCCACCCATGACCCAACCAGTCGGTCCTCAATCTGGCGGCCAAACTGTTTTCTTGCCTCATTGCGCCTGGATTTTAGTCGCCTTTTATTCCCTCCTCAATCTCGTTGTCTAA
- the LOC124201091 gene encoding putative defense protein Hdd11-like, translated as MQGLLVIMMALIAGQVTGHPHGAPTTACNTMFPLHKHHPQTSACPFETRPYQTEIFSNSSVRIALHNLGMLSGSSSGSSSSSENTTDSFKGYMIMAFEVPSENAVALGTFQVSSDSHTINCHGMQQNAATHSSKSHKSIVHLTWTPPEDFEGDVIFKTTYVASKKLFWMNQVSAPVRVRLAAAVADEESDTDDDNTVLIQNDVLEGKLIEQVAYLESREYISLWAICSLFIVGFTCAVLAKLILAARAKKYSTLESI; from the exons atgcAAGGTCTATTAGTAATAATGATGGCATTGATCGCCGGTCAAGTAACCGGACACCCCCATGGAGCCCCTACTACAGCTTGCAACACCATGTTTCCGTTGCACAAACATCATCCGCAGACTTCAGCTTGTCCTTTTGAAACACGACCATATCAG ACTGAGATTTTCTCAAATTCAAGTGTGAGGATTGCCCTCCACAACTTGGGAATGCTGTCTGGTTCATCAAGCGGCTCAAGTTCATCATCAGAAAATACTACCGACTCTTTCAAAG gCTACATGATAATGGCATTTGAAGTGCCTTCAGAAAATGCAGTAGCACTAGGAACATTTCAAGTAAGCAGTGATTCCCACACTATCAACTGTCATGGCATGCAGCAG AATGCAGCCACACATTCAAGCAAATCTCACAAGAGCATTGTCCACTTGACTTGGACTCCTCCAGAGGACTTTGAAGGCGACGTGATTTTCAA GACAACTTATGTGGCGTCCAAAAAGCTCTTTTGGATGAATCAAGTCTCTGCCCCTGTTCGTGTCAGgttggcagcagcagttgcgGATGAGGAAAGCGACACCGATGATGACAATACTGTTTTAATCCAA AATGACGTCTTGGAAGGGAAATTAATCGAACAAGTGGCCTATCTGGAATCACGCGAGTACATCAGTCTGTGGGCCATCTGCAGTTTGTTTATTGTTGGATTCACTTGTGCGGTTCTAGCCAAATTGATCCTGGCTGCCCGTGCCAAGAAATATTCCACCCTCGAATCTATATAA
- the LOC124201090 gene encoding putative defense protein isoform X2, translating into MYSVQCVARRFFVLCLAILIIAQIAFSKPDGAPIAACEDMTPDHFVKPQSSVCPFTSKLAREEMWSNGTVEVTLEHDRDEFKGFFMMAFDGTGSDSSPIGTFSSDLKGKGKAIDCRRDGTKNAVTHKDRSLKNSVVATWTPPEDFDGTVVFKATFVKSFDEFWVKQLSPTLIVKRAVVSDGVKEDSTTTKKPAVSTTKKPAVQKSDDVSDDSTSTRTTTAQPEIADAASPIGILAFYSVIIIGVTIAFIA; encoded by the exons ATGTATTCCGTTCAGTGTGTAGCTCGTCGATTCTTTGTCTTGTGTCTGGCGATTTTGATTATCGCTCAAATCGCATTTTCCAAACCGGATGGCGCCCCAATTGCAGCATGTGAAGACATGACCCCTGATCATTTCGTGAAGCCGCAGTCGTCCGTCTGTCCATTCACTTCAAAACTCGCCAGG GAGGAAATGTGGTCGAACGGGACCGTTGAAGTGACGCTAGAACACGACAGGGATGAATTCAAAG GATTCTTCATGATGGCGTTTGATGGCACCGGTTCCGATTCTTCACCCATCGGGACCTTCAGTTCCGATCTCAAGGGCAAGGGAAAGGCCATTGACTGCAGGAGAGACGGTACAAAG AATGCCGTGACCCACAAGGACAGGTCACTCAAGAACTCGGTTGTTGCTACCTGGACTCCCCCAGAGGACTTTGATGGAACTGTCGTCTTCAA GGCCACCTTCGTCAAGTCGTTTGACGAGTTCTGGGTTAAACAATTATCTCCTACCTTGATAGTTAAGCGGGCCGTTGTCTCTGATGGCGTCAAGGAGGATTCTACCACCACCAAGAAACCCGCCGTGTCTACCACCAAGAAGCCCGCCGTTCAAAAGTCAGATGATGTTAGCGATGATTCCACTTCGACACGG ACGACCACAGCCCAGCCAGAGATTGCAGACGCTGCTTCGCCGATTGGTATCTTGGCTTTTTACAGTGTTATAATCATCGGTGTCACCATCGCTTTTATAGCCTGA
- the LOC124201090 gene encoding putative defense protein isoform X3 → MYSVQCVARRFFVLCLAILIIAQIAFSKPDGAPIAACEDMTPDHFVKPQSSVCPFTSKLAREEMWSNGTVEVTLEHDRDEFKGFFMMAFDGTGSDSSPIGTFSSDLKGKGKAIDCRRDGTKNAVTHKDRSLKNSVVATWTPPEDFDGTVVFKATFVKSFDEFWVKQLSPTLIVKRAVVSDGVKEDSTTTKKPAVSTTKKPAVQKSDDVSDDSTSTRPSQRLQTLLRRLVSWLFTVL, encoded by the exons ATGTATTCCGTTCAGTGTGTAGCTCGTCGATTCTTTGTCTTGTGTCTGGCGATTTTGATTATCGCTCAAATCGCATTTTCCAAACCGGATGGCGCCCCAATTGCAGCATGTGAAGACATGACCCCTGATCATTTCGTGAAGCCGCAGTCGTCCGTCTGTCCATTCACTTCAAAACTCGCCAGG GAGGAAATGTGGTCGAACGGGACCGTTGAAGTGACGCTAGAACACGACAGGGATGAATTCAAAG GATTCTTCATGATGGCGTTTGATGGCACCGGTTCCGATTCTTCACCCATCGGGACCTTCAGTTCCGATCTCAAGGGCAAGGGAAAGGCCATTGACTGCAGGAGAGACGGTACAAAG AATGCCGTGACCCACAAGGACAGGTCACTCAAGAACTCGGTTGTTGCTACCTGGACTCCCCCAGAGGACTTTGATGGAACTGTCGTCTTCAA GGCCACCTTCGTCAAGTCGTTTGACGAGTTCTGGGTTAAACAATTATCTCCTACCTTGATAGTTAAGCGGGCCGTTGTCTCTGATGGCGTCAAGGAGGATTCTACCACCACCAAGAAACCCGCCGTGTCTACCACCAAGAAGCCCGCCGTTCAAAAGTCAGATGATGTTAGCGATGATTCCACTTCGACACGG CCCAGCCAGAGATTGCAGACGCTGCTTCGCCGATTGGTATCTTGGCTTTTTACAGTGTTATAA
- the LOC124201090 gene encoding putative defense protein isoform X1 encodes MYSVQCVARRFFVLCLAILIIAQIAFSKPDGAPIAACEDMTPDHFVKPQSSVCPFTSKLAREEMWSNGTVEVTLEHDRDEFKGFFMMAFDGTGSDSSPIGTFSSDLKGKGKAIDCRRDGTKNAVTHKDRSLKNSVVATWTPPEDFDGTVVFKLVIIFSFKTLEKGELVMFFCLIRATFVKSFDEFWVKQLSPTLIVKRAVVSDGVKEDSTTTKKPAVSTTKKPAVQKSDDVSDDSTSTRPSQRLQTLLRRLVSWLFTVL; translated from the exons ATGTATTCCGTTCAGTGTGTAGCTCGTCGATTCTTTGTCTTGTGTCTGGCGATTTTGATTATCGCTCAAATCGCATTTTCCAAACCGGATGGCGCCCCAATTGCAGCATGTGAAGACATGACCCCTGATCATTTCGTGAAGCCGCAGTCGTCCGTCTGTCCATTCACTTCAAAACTCGCCAGG GAGGAAATGTGGTCGAACGGGACCGTTGAAGTGACGCTAGAACACGACAGGGATGAATTCAAAG GATTCTTCATGATGGCGTTTGATGGCACCGGTTCCGATTCTTCACCCATCGGGACCTTCAGTTCCGATCTCAAGGGCAAGGGAAAGGCCATTGACTGCAGGAGAGACGGTACAAAG AATGCCGTGACCCACAAGGACAGGTCACTCAAGAACTCGGTTGTTGCTACCTGGACTCCCCCAGAGGACTTTGATGGAACTGTCGTCTTCAAGTTAGTTATAATCTTCTCGTTTAAAACTCTAGAAAAGGGAGAGTTGGTAATGTTTTTCTGCTTAATTAGGGCCACCTTCGTCAAGTCGTTTGACGAGTTCTGGGTTAAACAATTATCTCCTACCTTGATAGTTAAGCGGGCCGTTGTCTCTGATGGCGTCAAGGAGGATTCTACCACCACCAAGAAACCCGCCGTGTCTACCACCAAGAAGCCCGCCGTTCAAAAGTCAGATGATGTTAGCGATGATTCCACTTCGACACGG CCCAGCCAGAGATTGCAGACGCTGCTTCGCCGATTGGTATCTTGGCTTTTTACAGTGTTATAA
- the LOC124201092 gene encoding uncharacterized protein LOC124201092, whose protein sequence is MKLALVFVALFAVFHPVWLQVDSFQSNDMKNGDASFFTRPTQSMSVDGQCIGNCTSQSGSFLINMLSNPPVQHVTEAKATGYFGFFYSAVTSLLNYLHQLFVQPWIGFVGLGQSSSTRMDKNAYTVEEKSGSRSAPTSSALTSTDWHEIGTTAFNVLSSIFLKNKPRPTTLPSSSPAQSTPAPLSAIKPL, encoded by the exons ATGAAGTTGGCACTCGTATTTGTCGCATTGTTTGCTGTTTTTCACCCGGTTTGGTTGCAAGTCGATTCGTTTCAATCGAACGATATGAAAAATGGAGACGCAAGTTTCTTCACTCGGCCAACGCAAAGTATGTCGGTTGATGGTCAATGTATCGGAAATTGTACTAGTCAATCGGGCAGCTTCCTCATCAATATGCTAAG CAATCCACCTGTCCAACATGTGACTGAAGCGAAAGCAACTGGCTATTTCGGATTCTTCTATTCCGCTGTAACAAGTTTGTTGAATTACCTGCACCAGCTGTTCGTTCAACCCTGGATCGGATTTGTCGGACTGGGACAGTCCAGTTCAACACGGATGGACAAAAATGCCTACACAGTGGAAGAGAAGTCAGGAAGTCGTTCGGCCCCGACTTCATCAGCACTCACATCCACTGATTGGCACGAAATCGGTACTACCGCCTTCAACGTCTTGTCtagtatttttctgaaaaacaAACCTCGACCTACTACACTTCCGTCGTCCTCACCTGCTCAATCTACACCTGCGCCTCTTAGTGCAATTAAACCTCTGTAA
- the LOC124201098 gene encoding solute carrier family 35 member B1-like has translation MALDKRFLLYASGIFICYFYFGILQERITRGKYGEGETQEKFTYTLALVFVQCVVNFTYAKIMLSTLMKQGEDKTSRMYYASSALTYLLAMVCSNMALQWVNYPTQVVGKSCKPIPVMILGVLFGNKSYPMAKYLFILTVVLGVAMFMYKDKPVSAKQEVDSGIGIGEILLILSLIMDGLTGAIQERMKTEYQSKSGHMMLYMNLWSVGYLAFALLITGELFDFAGFISRHPFVLWDLTTFSIASALGQFFIFRMIADYGALPCSIVTTTRKFFTVMASVLYFGNQLSGRQWTGAVLVFAGLTMDSVYGKRKAPKKS, from the exons ATGGCTTTGGACAAGAGATTCTTACTCTATGCTTCAGGcatatttatttgttacttttattttggtatTCTTCAGGAAAGAAT AACCAGAGGAAAGTATGGAGAAGGTGAAACACAGGAAAAGTTTACTTACACACTGGCCCTCGTATTCGTACAGTGTGTGGTCAATTTCACATATGCCAAAATCA TGCTGTCTACATTGATGAAACAGGGAGAAGATAAAACAAGTAGAATGTATTATGCTTCATCTGCACTCACTTATTTACTAGCCATGGTGTGCAGTAACATGGCTCTGCAATGGGTCAATTATCCAACTCAG GTAGTTGGAAAATCATGCAAACCTATTCCTGTTATGATTCTTGGTGTACTGTTTGGGAATAAGTCCTACCCTATGGCCAAATACTTATTTATTCTTACTGTTGTCCTCGGTGTAGCCATGTTTATGTACAAAGACAAGCCTGTGTCTGCAAAGCAAGAAGTAGACTCGGGAATTGGTATTGGTGAAATTCTTCTG ATTTTGTCTTTGATCATGGACGGACTTACAGGCGCCATACAAGAGCGGATGAAAACTGAATACCAGTCTAAATCCGGCCACATGATGTTGTACATGAACTTGTGGTCTGTCGGATACCTCGCCTTTG CTCTTTTGATCACTGGAGAATTATTTGACTTTGCCGGATTCATCAGCCGGCATCCTTTCGTCTTGTGGGACTTGACTACTTTTTCCATCGCCAGCGCACTCGGCCAG tTCTTCATTTTCCGAATGATAGCCGACTACGGTGCGTTGCCCTGCTCCATTGTTACGACGACGAGGAAATTCTTTACAGTTATGGCATCCGTCCTCTATTTCGGAAATCAGCTCTCCGGTAGACAGTGGACTGGAGCTGTCCTGGTGTTTGCTGGCCTCACGATGGACTCGGTCTACGGCAAGAGGAAAGCTCCCAAAAAGTCCTGA